The following coding sequences are from one bacterium SCSIO 12741 window:
- a CDS encoding DUF1361 domain-containing protein, giving the protein MFAFLQKHTRSSEYLMLGGLTLFCIACSLFRYFYSDTRVFIFLNWNLFLAIIPWMLSTLMVIKPELQRFKRITLLIMVVWLLFFPNAPYILTDLFHLRLRSSMPVWFDLILILSFAWTGLMYGLLSLWDIEQMLRKQINKKWVSGIPVVLLFLSAFGIYLGRYLRWNSWDVLREPIGLIYDVGHRFAYPFDHPRTWGMTLLMGAFLNLIYFSFRVMKSRTA; this is encoded by the coding sequence ATGTTTGCTTTTCTTCAAAAACACACCCGATCCTCCGAATACTTAATGCTGGGTGGACTTACCCTTTTTTGCATTGCCTGCTCGCTCTTTCGTTATTTTTATTCGGATACCCGGGTATTCATTTTCCTCAATTGGAATTTGTTCCTCGCCATCATTCCCTGGATGCTAAGTACACTTATGGTTATCAAACCCGAGTTGCAACGTTTCAAACGGATAACCTTACTTATCATGGTAGTCTGGCTACTTTTCTTTCCCAATGCACCTTACATCCTTACCGATCTTTTTCATTTACGCTTAAGATCGTCCATGCCCGTTTGGTTTGATCTTATCCTGATTTTATCCTTCGCCTGGACGGGGTTGATGTACGGTTTGTTAAGCCTCTGGGACATTGAACAAATGCTACGAAAGCAGATCAATAAAAAATGGGTAAGTGGAATTCCAGTGGTATTGTTGTTTCTCTCCGCCTTTGGTATCTACCTGGGCCGTTACCTGCGCTGGAATAGCTGGGACGTACTTAGGGAGCCTATTGGGCTTATCTATGATGTTGGGCATCGATTTGCTTATCCTTTCGATCATCCGAGGACTTGGGGTATGACTTTGCTCATGGGGGCATTTTTGAATTTGATTTACTTCTCTTTTCGAGTAATGAAGTCCCGAACGGCTTAA
- a CDS encoding DUF1801 domain-containing protein produces the protein MNTNPKVDEYLEKKAHPMDAEIRRVREIILATHPAMEETIKWSSPTFMYKGNMASFFMNAKKFVSLMFHKGAVLPNAAGLLSGDGKEGRVARFESLEDIENKKAALESVVKEWMDYVG, from the coding sequence ATGAACACAAATCCCAAAGTAGACGAGTACCTGGAAAAGAAAGCCCACCCCATGGACGCAGAAATCCGCCGGGTTCGTGAAATCATCCTGGCCACCCATCCAGCTATGGAAGAAACCATCAAGTGGAGTAGTCCCACCTTCATGTACAAGGGCAATATGGCTTCCTTCTTTATGAATGCCAAGAAGTTTGTAAGCCTCATGTTTCACAAGGGAGCAGTGCTGCCCAATGCCGCTGGATTGCTGAGCGGTGATGGAAAGGAAGGACGAGTAGCCCGTTTTGAAAGCCTGGAGGATATTGAGAATAAAAAGGCTGCACTCGAATCAGTGGTAAAAGAATGGATGGACTATGTAGGGTGA
- a CDS encoding tRNA pseudouridine(38-40) synthase TruA has product MKKNFQYLIHIRFLGFRFHGWSKQTGLKTVHSMVDKTVAFVLQHDSFKTLGSSRTDARVSAESFYVALYLDDALDNLNEFLDLLNLNFPTDIEAMELQEVSPDFNVIQSAKTKEYLYLFAPHCKGHPFSASLVTMIPDELDLDQMKAGAKLFKGTHNFQNYVTKPNEKTELVRTVSQSDIIPNRFYQSSFFPSEVFAFQLESSGFMRNQVRLMMGQLLELGKGHISLNDLADSLENKRSQPFKTIAPASGLILWKTYLIEFIQKP; this is encoded by the coding sequence TTGAAAAAGAACTTCCAATACCTCATTCATATCCGCTTTCTGGGATTTCGGTTTCACGGATGGAGCAAACAAACGGGATTAAAAACCGTGCATAGCATGGTGGATAAAACGGTGGCCTTTGTTCTACAACATGATTCCTTTAAGACCCTGGGATCAAGCCGAACGGATGCCCGGGTATCAGCTGAATCTTTTTATGTGGCGCTCTACCTGGATGATGCTCTGGACAACCTCAACGAGTTTTTAGACCTGCTCAACCTAAACTTCCCAACGGATATTGAAGCCATGGAATTACAAGAGGTTAGCCCGGATTTTAACGTCATTCAATCGGCTAAAACCAAGGAATACCTTTACCTGTTTGCTCCCCATTGCAAGGGACACCCCTTCTCTGCCTCTCTGGTCACCATGATTCCCGATGAATTGGATTTGGATCAAATGAAGGCCGGAGCCAAACTCTTTAAGGGGACGCACAATTTCCAGAATTACGTAACTAAACCCAATGAAAAAACGGAGCTTGTTAGAACGGTAAGCCAAAGCGATATCATTCCTAACCGCTTTTACCAGTCTTCCTTTTTCCCTTCTGAAGTATTTGCCTTTCAGTTGGAGTCATCCGGATTTATGCGCAATCAGGTAAGGCTTATGATGGGCCAATTACTGGAGTTAGGCAAAGGACATATTTCGCTGAACGATTTGGCGGATAGTCTTGAAAACAAACGTTCCCAACCTTTTAAAACCATCGCCCCTGCCTCGGGTTTGATTCTTTGGAAAACTTACCTCATTGAATTTATCCAAAAGCCTTAA
- a CDS encoding T9SS type A sorting domain-containing protein, which yields MKSLVNTLILVLAVSFTSYAQSTNWWHEYVAYFDGTDTSEFSLIPEFDTTNHSNVWMIGKPSKRKFNQASSAPGALMTDTLNPYPPNDSSRVWFNLPHVQYISRGYIAFQWSQQLHFRPGFDGGVVEFSLDDGLTWQNPHNNPLVANFFGFDTNNVAVLPNGKTGFTDEDFQWRNIWLCFEPDFIMGTEPKVRFTCYSDTVATAYEGWMIDNVMFHVTQVHTVTEVEQKEYLKVYPNPASGKVHIQAKQLDNFHIIEHLRVTDSQGRVVEDSKHLPTKYWVDLSGQPEGEYYFHIRTNKASDVVKVVHVNE from the coding sequence ATGAAGTCCTTAGTCAACACCCTCATTTTGGTACTGGCTGTATCCTTTACCTCCTATGCTCAATCCACAAACTGGTGGCATGAATACGTCGCTTATTTTGATGGAACAGATACTTCAGAGTTTTCGCTTATACCTGAGTTCGACACTACCAACCATTCTAATGTTTGGATGATTGGAAAACCCTCCAAAAGGAAATTCAACCAGGCTTCTTCCGCACCCGGAGCCCTAATGACCGACACGCTAAATCCTTATCCGCCCAATGATTCGTCCAGGGTTTGGTTTAATCTTCCCCATGTTCAGTACATTTCCAGGGGGTATATTGCCTTTCAGTGGAGTCAACAATTACATTTTCGACCTGGATTCGATGGCGGAGTGGTGGAGTTTTCTTTAGATGATGGTCTTACCTGGCAAAATCCTCATAACAACCCATTGGTCGCAAATTTTTTTGGGTTTGATACCAATAATGTAGCTGTTCTTCCCAATGGAAAAACAGGCTTTACGGATGAAGATTTTCAATGGAGAAATATCTGGCTCTGCTTTGAGCCTGATTTTATTATGGGCACAGAACCCAAGGTGAGGTTTACCTGCTATTCGGATACAGTCGCTACAGCCTATGAGGGCTGGATGATTGACAATGTAATGTTTCATGTAACCCAGGTGCATACGGTTACCGAAGTAGAACAGAAAGAATATTTGAAAGTATATCCCAATCCGGCCAGTGGTAAGGTACATATCCAGGCCAAGCAATTGGATAACTTCCATATCATTGAGCACTTGCGGGTAACCGATTCACAAGGTCGGGTAGTGGAGGATAGCAAACATTTGCCCACCAAGTATTGGGTCGATCTTTCCGGTCAGCCTGAGGGTGAATACTACTTTCACATTCGAACCAATAAGGCCAGTGATGTGGTTAAAGTGGTTCACGTTAATGAATAA
- a CDS encoding cytochrome-c peroxidase: protein MLGILKYRIAVILILGMVLGIAWTLPQRVNPYCFPELEFFPEMPHSSINPVTEEGVELGRYLFYDPILSRDKTFSCGSCHRQEVAFSDAPNALSKGIDGELMKRNTPPLFNLAWHPGLFWDGRAESLESQVWEPVRSHAEMDLDWSTAAERIQASSFYRPLFVQAFGNRPIDSVTIALAIAQFERTLLSNNSKYDRVLRGEDHFTQDEIEGFLNVNDQSMGNCLHCHVTDRHALGTTAEFTNNGLIPGEVASDYTDPGRFTVTGDTTDLGKFKIPTLRNIMVTAPYMHDGRFKTMREVLDFYSEDVHSTSHTDPKMVDAHRGGRHFTEEEKDQIIAFLNTLTDEQLLTNPAFSDPFEKR from the coding sequence ATGCTGGGCATTCTAAAATATAGAATTGCCGTAATCCTGATTTTGGGAATGGTTCTGGGCATAGCCTGGACCTTACCCCAGCGGGTTAATCCCTACTGTTTTCCGGAGTTGGAATTTTTTCCGGAAATGCCGCATTCTTCTATCAATCCGGTGACCGAGGAAGGGGTGGAACTGGGCAGGTACTTGTTTTACGATCCCATTTTGAGTCGGGATAAAACCTTTTCCTGTGGCTCTTGTCACCGGCAGGAAGTGGCTTTTTCGGATGCTCCAAACGCTTTAAGCAAGGGAATTGACGGAGAGCTCATGAAACGAAATACTCCGCCCTTGTTCAATTTGGCCTGGCATCCTGGCTTGTTTTGGGATGGTCGGGCAGAAAGTCTCGAATCCCAGGTTTGGGAACCGGTCAGATCGCATGCTGAAATGGATTTGGATTGGTCCACTGCAGCGGAACGAATCCAGGCCAGTTCATTTTACCGCCCACTTTTTGTACAGGCCTTTGGAAATCGCCCGATTGATAGTGTGACTATTGCTTTAGCCATTGCCCAGTTTGAGCGCACTCTATTGTCCAATAATTCCAAGTATGACCGGGTGCTAAGAGGTGAGGATCACTTTACTCAAGACGAGATTGAAGGCTTTTTAAATGTAAATGACCAATCCATGGGCAATTGTTTACACTGCCACGTTACCGATCGCCATGCCCTGGGCACCACGGCAGAATTCACCAACAACGGATTAATACCAGGTGAAGTAGCCTCCGACTACACCGACCCGGGAAGATTCACCGTGACCGGCGATACAACGGATTTAGGAAAGTTCAAGATTCCCACTTTGCGAAACATCATGGTAACCGCTCCCTATATGCACGACGGCCGATTTAAGACCATGCGGGAAGTACTCGATTTTTACAGCGAAGATGTTCACTCCACCTCCCATACCGATCCCAAAATGGTTGATGCGCACCGTGGTGGCCGCCATTTTACGGAAGAGGAGAAGGATCAGATTATAGCGTTTTTAAATACGCTGACCGATGAGCAATTGTTGACCAATCCGGCTTTTTCGGATCCTTTTGAAAAAAGGTGA
- a CDS encoding Fic family protein, whose amino-acid sequence MNNKPENLEKINSLKSKLESKQPLESEVKNRLDRKFNLEFNYNSNHIEGNTLTYHQTELLLYSDISSGDLRFKDVEEMKAHDLALSQVNLLATRKEEPLTEKFIKELNRILLVRPFIKPSIGPDGIETNITIKPGEYKTKPNGVKMRNGEIRNYISPEETAMRMGDLLNWFKTNRDQLHPIELGALFHHKFLEIHPFDDGNGRVARLIMNYVFYSSGFPPVIIKSSDKENYLVALRKSDSGDDDSIVNYVAKEMMWSLNLCLKASDGKNINEKGDLDKEIEVLRRNKLSSPIIHRTPKIIFETFTQTENEVWTPLTETLKKFDDFFAESSIDIYVDNNLIKEKKFIPGTANWLTNYVGREVPVDRYTIFDIDLEEVDINKVVWIQKLLSLKTSHEKVDIMIKFELEFLDSKYSIRSGELVSKFHDGATNFKFSKDYKYGNSPYHSELDKLSESITSFIIERIKTSN is encoded by the coding sequence ATGAATAATAAACCTGAGAATTTGGAAAAAATCAATTCTCTTAAATCCAAATTGGAAAGCAAACAACCGTTGGAATCTGAAGTTAAAAACCGATTAGATCGGAAATTCAACTTAGAATTTAACTATAATTCCAATCACATTGAAGGAAATACACTAACCTACCATCAGACCGAATTGCTGCTTTATTCCGACATCTCTTCAGGAGACTTACGATTTAAAGATGTTGAGGAAATGAAGGCTCATGATTTGGCGTTATCTCAAGTTAATCTTTTGGCAACGCGAAAAGAGGAGCCGTTGACAGAAAAGTTCATTAAAGAGCTTAATAGAATACTTTTAGTCAGACCTTTTATAAAACCTTCTATCGGTCCTGATGGAATAGAAACGAACATAACAATAAAACCTGGAGAATATAAGACCAAACCCAATGGTGTAAAAATGCGAAATGGGGAAATAAGAAACTACATATCACCAGAAGAAACGGCGATGCGGATGGGAGATCTGCTCAATTGGTTCAAAACAAATAGAGATCAACTACATCCGATTGAATTGGGAGCTCTTTTCCATCATAAATTCCTTGAAATTCATCCGTTTGATGATGGAAATGGTAGAGTCGCAAGATTAATAATGAACTATGTATTCTATAGTAGCGGCTTTCCACCCGTGATAATTAAATCATCTGACAAAGAAAACTATCTCGTTGCCCTGCGTAAAAGCGACAGCGGAGATGACGACTCAATCGTCAATTACGTTGCAAAAGAAATGATGTGGTCTTTAAACCTTTGCTTAAAGGCTTCAGACGGTAAGAATATAAATGAAAAGGGTGATCTAGATAAAGAAATTGAAGTCTTAAGAAGAAACAAACTCAGCTCTCCTATAATTCACAGAACACCAAAAATTATTTTTGAGACATTCACACAAACCGAAAATGAAGTTTGGACTCCACTAACCGAAACCTTGAAAAAATTTGATGATTTCTTTGCCGAATCGAGCATCGATATATATGTTGACAATAATTTAATTAAAGAAAAAAAATTTATACCTGGGACCGCAAATTGGCTGACCAATTATGTGGGACGTGAAGTTCCCGTCGATCGATATACCATATTTGATATTGATTTGGAGGAAGTTGATATAAATAAAGTTGTGTGGATTCAAAAACTCCTATCTCTTAAAACTTCTCATGAAAAAGTAGACATCATGATCAAATTTGAACTGGAGTTTTTGGACTCCAAATATTCTATTAGGAGTGGAGAATTAGTATCCAAATTTCATGATGGGGCAACGAACTTTAAATTCTCCAAGGATTATAAATATGGCAACTCTCCGTATCACAGCGAATTAGATAAACTATCAGAATCCATCACATCTTTTATCATAGAACGGATAAAAACTTCAAATTAA